One Opisthocomus hoazin isolate bOpiHoa1 chromosome 25, bOpiHoa1.hap1, whole genome shotgun sequence DNA window includes the following coding sequences:
- the EIF2D gene encoding eukaryotic translation initiation factor 2D isoform X2: MFSRAFRVRSNTAIKGSDRRKLRTDVAAAFPNLSAEQLTEFIPNKEELNVIKIYSHKGEAVTVYMNNRNPILFEIEKALYPTVYTLWVYPDLLPAFSTWPAVLPKLAGGADLMLPGVVVPSSGFPQVEQGTLCAVTLLGNRAPVAVAVATMSTAEMLAAGMKGKGFAVLHTYMDHLWEYGDKSCPPTLAPLVTDSAEKESAEDEEEMEGKEPVISFSTDPLQRVDVGDLSLKERDSCAILIGKEELGENRAAGTAEDASTEVQQEAEDSRTPQEQMDALFNQCFFHALKCKVKKSDLPLLTSTFLRSHMFSCCPAGQQLDIKKSSYKKFSKFLQCMQHQKILQVRELNKGVESIVEVDWKHPDIKAFTVPEGFSSASAAQESKSEDREQVYHAPEIISLYGVSTKMLPLFQESGHRKGSILSSSEVRSIVINYVKTNELVDETNKKCLERLQPLHQVTFSGQEPVVRKGNIEPIDITIAQRSSNKKVTIIKNLELYGLDPQCVANILQQKVQASATIAPVPGTKDRVQVQIQGNQIHHLAKMLLEEYQLPRKYIQGLEKAPKLGRKK, translated from the exons ATGTTCTCCAGGGCGTTCCGGGTGAGATCCAACACCGCCATCAAGGGGTCCGATCG GAGAAAACTACGAACTGATGTTGCAGCGGCTTTTCCTAACCTTAGTGCTGAACAGTTGACTGAGTTTATTCCAAACAAGGAAGAGCTTAATGTCATCAAAATATACTCTCACAAAGGGGAGGCCGTCACTGTTTACATGAATAACAGGAACCCAATACTGTTTGAAATTGAGAAGGCTCTGTATCCAACAG TGTACACGCTGTGGGTCTACCCAGATCTTCTCCCTGCTTTTTCAACATGGCCCGCTGTGCTACCGAAACTAGCAGGAGGAGCAG ATCTCATGCTGCCAGGAGTTGTAGTGCCATCTTCTGGTTTTCCTCAAGTGGAGCAGGGCACGCTCTGTGCTGTCACCCTCTTGGGCAACAG AGCTCCAGTAGCAGTTGCAGTTGCCACGATGTCCACTGCGGAGATGCTGGCTGCTGGAATGAAAGGGAAGGGCTTTGCTGTGTTGCATACTTACATGGATCACCTCTG gGAATATGGTGACAAATCTTGTCCTCCTACCTTAGCTCCCTTGGTAACAGATTCTGCTGAGAAGGAGAGtgctgaggatgaggaagagatGGAGGGGAAAGAGCCTGTCATCAGCTTCTCCACTGACCCACTGCAGCGCGTGGACGTTGGTGATTTGAGCCTGAAGGAGCGAGACAGCTGTGCAATACTGATAGGAAAGGAGGAACTCGGTGAGAACAGAGCTGCAGGAACAGCTGAAGATGCCAGCACAGAGGTGCAGCAGGAAGCTGAAGACAGCAGGACTCCACAAG AGCAAATGGATGCATTATTTAATCAGTGCTTTTTTCATGCCTTAAAATGCAAAGTAAAGAAGTCGGATCTCCCTCTACTCACCAGCACATTTCTGCGCAGCCATATGTTCTCATGCTG CCCTGCTGGACAACAACTGGACATAAAGAAATCAAGCTATAAGAAG TTCTCTAAATTCCTGCAATGTATGCAGCACCAGAAGATCTTACAAGTGAGGGAGCTGAACAAAGGCGTGGAGAGCATCGTGGAAGTGGACTGGAAACATCCAGA CATTAAAGCATTTACAGTACCTGAAGGATTTtcttcagcctctgctgcccaagAGAGCAAGAGTGAAGACAGAGAACAAGTGTACCATGCTCCTGAAATCATTTCACTTTATGGGGTCTCAACAAAaatgctaccactctttcaggagTCTGGACACAG aaaaggcAGCATCCTCTCAAGCAGTGAGGTGAGAAGCATCGTCATTAACTATGTGAAGACTAACGAGTTGGttgatgaaacaaacaaaaa GTGCCTTGAACGACTGCAGCCCCTACACCAGGTGACCTTTTCTGGACAAGAACCTGTTGTGAGGAAAGGAAACATTGAGCCCATCGATATAACCATAGCACAGAGATCATCAAATAAGAAG GTGACAATTATCAAGAACCTGGAGCTGTACGGTCTAGACCCACAGTGTGTGGCCAACATTCTGCAACAAAAAGTACAAGCCAGTGCCACCATCGCCCCAGTACCAGGAACAAAAGACAGAGTTCAGGTCCAGATCCAAGGCAACCAAATCCATCACCTGGCCAAGATGCTGCTAG AAGAATACCAGCTACCTCGGAAATACATTCAAGGCCTTGAGAAGGCTCCCAAGCTTGGCCGGAAGAAGTAA
- the DYRK3 gene encoding dual specificity tyrosine-phosphorylation-regulated kinase 3 isoform X1, whose amino-acid sequence MLLGRKPEAPLGAGRFADGLYDSYMRIDQIRYQEATNEEHSPSGLPSLGRANVSSNKLAMKDHPLAGSQVKVEQLFEDSGNRRSSTLQSAGITSSERCLPSLTKDKSIESISTSKGAGGSSKPHKAISQTPEEAVKQYKHQLSAYEQQEIFNFSEIYFVGPAAKKRQGVIGGPNNGGYDDDQGSYIHVPHDHVAYRYEVLKIIGKGSFGQVAKVYDHKLHQHLALKMVRNEKRFHRQAAEEIRILEHLKKQDKTGSMNVIHMLESFTFRNHICMTFELLSMNLYELIKRNKFQGFSIQLVRKFAHSILQCLDALYRNKIIHCDLKPENILLKQQGRCGIKVIDFGSSCFEHQRVYTYIQSRFYRAPEVILGSRYGMPIDMWSFGCILVELLTGYPLFPGEDEGDQLACMMELLGMPPQKLLDQSKRAKNFINSKGHPRYCTVTTHADGRVTLNGSRSRRGKLRGAPGSKDWVTALKGCDDHLFIEFLKECLSWEPSARMTPSQALRHPWICKRTPKLPSTDKTSNRRISSYTSSFTAIGSKLPPVVGVASKLRANLTSDSNGSIPLCTVLPKLVS is encoded by the exons atGCTGCTGGGCAGGAAGCCGGAGGCGCCCCTCGGCGCGg GCAGGTTTGCGGATGGGTTGTACGACTCCTACATGAGGATAGATCAGATCAGGTACCAAGAGGCTACAAACGAAGAACACAGCCCCTCAGGACTGCCTTCCCTCGGGAGAGCTAAC GTTTCTAGCAACAAACTCGCAATGAAGGATCACCCTCTGGCTGGAAGTCAGGTCAAAGTGGAGCAATTATTTGAGGACTCTGGCAACAGACGGAGCAGCACTCTTCAGTCTGCAGGAATTACTAGTTCAGAAAGATGTCTTCCTTCCCTGACAAAAGATAAAAGTATAGAGAGCATAAGCACTTCGAAAGGTGCTGGTGGTTCCTCAAAACCACATAAAGCCATTTCCCAAACTCCAGAGGAAGCTGTCAAACAGTACAAACATCAGCTGTCTGCTTATGAGCAGcaagagatttttaatttttctgaaatctaTTTCGTGGGTCCAGCTGCAAAAAAGAGGCAAGGAGTGATTGGTGGGCCCAACAATGGAGGTTATGATGATGACCAAGGCAGCTACATTCACGTGCCCCACGACCATGTTGCTTACCGGTATGAAGTACTCAAAATCATTGGCAAGGGCAGTTTTGGACAAGTTGCTAAAGTCTACGATCACAAACTCCATCAACACTTAGCCTTAAAGATGGTTCGCAATGAAAAGAGATTCCATCGCCAAGCAGCAGAAGAGATCCGGATTCTGGAGCATCTGAAGAAACAGGACAAAACAGGCAGTATGAACGTTATTCACATGCTGGAAAGCTTCACCTTTCGGAACCACATCTGTATGACCTTTGAACTCTTGAGTATGAACTTGTACGAGCTGATTAAAAGAAATAAGTTTCAGGGCTTCAGTATCCAACTGGTACGCAAGTTTGCTCACTCTATACTGCAGTGTTTGGATGCTCTGTACAGAAACAAAATCATACACTGTGACTTGAAACCAGAAAATATCCTCCTAAAACAGCAGGGGAGATGTGGAATCAAGGTTATAGATTTTGGCTCCAGCTGTTTTGAGCACCAAAGAGTCTACACATATATTCAGTCCCGATTTTATCGGGCGCCAGAGGTAATTCTGGGGAGTCGCTATGGGATGCCCATAGACATGTGGAGTTTTGGCTGTATCCTGGTGGAACTATTGACTGGATACCCTCTTTTTcctggagaggatgagggagacCAACTGGCTTGTATGATGGAGCTTCTTGGAATGCCGCCTCAGAAGCTTTTGGATCAATCCAAGCGAGCCAAGAACTTCATCAACTCTAAGGGTCATCCTCGCTACTGCACTGTAACTACACATGCAGATGGAAGAGTGACCCTTAATGGGAGTCGGTCGCGCCGGGGTAAACTACGAGGAGCCCCAGGGAGCAAAGACTGGGTGACGGCACTGAAAGGCTGCGACGATCACTTGTTTATAGAGTTCTTAAAAGAATGTCTCAGCTGGGAACCTTCCGCGCGCATGACTCCAAGTCAAGCGTTACGGCACCCGTGGATTTGTAAGCGAACGCCCAAACTACCCAGCACTGATAAAACCTCCAACCGACGGATTTCTAGTTATACAAGTTCTTTCACAGCAATAGGTTCCAAGTTGCCTCCTGTAGTTGGTGTCGCGAGCAAGCTGAGAGCTAATTTAACGTCCGACTCCAATGGCAGTATACCTCTATGCACTGTGCTACCCAAGCTGGTCAGCTAA
- the EIF2D gene encoding eukaryotic translation initiation factor 2D isoform X1, translating into MFSRAFRVRSNTAIKGSDRRKLRTDVAAAFPNLSAEQLTEFIPNKEELNVIKIYSHKGEAVTVYMNNRNPILFEIEKALYPTVYTLWVYPDLLPAFSTWPAVLPKLAGGADLMLPGVVVPSSGFPQVEQGTLCAVTLLGNRAPVAVAVATMSTAEMLAAGMKGKGFAVLHTYMDHLWEYGDKSCPPTLAPLVTDSAEKESAEDEEEMEGKEPVISFSTDPLQRVDVGDLSLKERDSCAILIGKEELGENRAAGTAEDASTEVQQEAEDSRTPQEQMDALFNQCFFHALKCKVKKSDLPLLTSTFLRSHMFSCCPAGQQLDIKKSSYKKFSKFLQCMQHQKILQVRELNKGVESIVEVDWKHPDIKAFTVPEGFSSASAAQESKSEDREQVYHAPEIISLYGVSTKMLPLFQESGHRKGSILSSSEVRSIVINYVKTNELVDETNKNFVKVNAILCDCLLDKSEQDEISNLKWDDLLSRCLERLQPLHQVTFSGQEPVVRKGNIEPIDITIAQRSSNKKVTIIKNLELYGLDPQCVANILQQKVQASATIAPVPGTKDRVQVQIQGNQIHHLAKMLLEEYQLPRKYIQGLEKAPKLGRKK; encoded by the exons ATGTTCTCCAGGGCGTTCCGGGTGAGATCCAACACCGCCATCAAGGGGTCCGATCG GAGAAAACTACGAACTGATGTTGCAGCGGCTTTTCCTAACCTTAGTGCTGAACAGTTGACTGAGTTTATTCCAAACAAGGAAGAGCTTAATGTCATCAAAATATACTCTCACAAAGGGGAGGCCGTCACTGTTTACATGAATAACAGGAACCCAATACTGTTTGAAATTGAGAAGGCTCTGTATCCAACAG TGTACACGCTGTGGGTCTACCCAGATCTTCTCCCTGCTTTTTCAACATGGCCCGCTGTGCTACCGAAACTAGCAGGAGGAGCAG ATCTCATGCTGCCAGGAGTTGTAGTGCCATCTTCTGGTTTTCCTCAAGTGGAGCAGGGCACGCTCTGTGCTGTCACCCTCTTGGGCAACAG AGCTCCAGTAGCAGTTGCAGTTGCCACGATGTCCACTGCGGAGATGCTGGCTGCTGGAATGAAAGGGAAGGGCTTTGCTGTGTTGCATACTTACATGGATCACCTCTG gGAATATGGTGACAAATCTTGTCCTCCTACCTTAGCTCCCTTGGTAACAGATTCTGCTGAGAAGGAGAGtgctgaggatgaggaagagatGGAGGGGAAAGAGCCTGTCATCAGCTTCTCCACTGACCCACTGCAGCGCGTGGACGTTGGTGATTTGAGCCTGAAGGAGCGAGACAGCTGTGCAATACTGATAGGAAAGGAGGAACTCGGTGAGAACAGAGCTGCAGGAACAGCTGAAGATGCCAGCACAGAGGTGCAGCAGGAAGCTGAAGACAGCAGGACTCCACAAG AGCAAATGGATGCATTATTTAATCAGTGCTTTTTTCATGCCTTAAAATGCAAAGTAAAGAAGTCGGATCTCCCTCTACTCACCAGCACATTTCTGCGCAGCCATATGTTCTCATGCTG CCCTGCTGGACAACAACTGGACATAAAGAAATCAAGCTATAAGAAG TTCTCTAAATTCCTGCAATGTATGCAGCACCAGAAGATCTTACAAGTGAGGGAGCTGAACAAAGGCGTGGAGAGCATCGTGGAAGTGGACTGGAAACATCCAGA CATTAAAGCATTTACAGTACCTGAAGGATTTtcttcagcctctgctgcccaagAGAGCAAGAGTGAAGACAGAGAACAAGTGTACCATGCTCCTGAAATCATTTCACTTTATGGGGTCTCAACAAAaatgctaccactctttcaggagTCTGGACACAG aaaaggcAGCATCCTCTCAAGCAGTGAGGTGAGAAGCATCGTCATTAACTATGTGAAGACTAACGAGTTGGttgatgaaacaaacaaaaa ctTTGTAAAGGTGAATGCCATTCTGTGCGACTGCCTGTTAGATAAATCGGAACAAGATGAAATCTCAAACCTGAAGTGGGATGACCTCTTGAGCAG GTGCCTTGAACGACTGCAGCCCCTACACCAGGTGACCTTTTCTGGACAAGAACCTGTTGTGAGGAAAGGAAACATTGAGCCCATCGATATAACCATAGCACAGAGATCATCAAATAAGAAG GTGACAATTATCAAGAACCTGGAGCTGTACGGTCTAGACCCACAGTGTGTGGCCAACATTCTGCAACAAAAAGTACAAGCCAGTGCCACCATCGCCCCAGTACCAGGAACAAAAGACAGAGTTCAGGTCCAGATCCAAGGCAACCAAATCCATCACCTGGCCAAGATGCTGCTAG AAGAATACCAGCTACCTCGGAAATACATTCAAGGCCTTGAGAAGGCTCCCAAGCTTGGCCGGAAGAAGTAA
- the DYRK3 gene encoding dual specificity tyrosine-phosphorylation-regulated kinase 3 isoform X3 — MGAAPPRHDAAGQEAGGAPRRRFADGLYDSYMRIDQIRYQEATNEEHSPSGLPSLGRANVSSNKLAMKDHPLAGSQVKVEQLFEDSGNRRSSTLQSAGITSSERCLPSLTKDKSIESISTSKGAGGSSKPHKAISQTPEEAVKQYKHQLSAYEQQEIFNFSEIYFVGPAAKKRQGVIGGPNNGGYDDDQGSYIHVPHDHVAYRYEVLKIIGKGSFGQVAKVYDHKLHQHLALKMVRNEKRFHRQAAEEIRILEHLKKQDKTGSMNVIHMLESFTFRNHICMTFELLSMNLYELIKRNKFQGFSIQLVRKFAHSILQCLDALYRNKIIHCDLKPENILLKQQGRCGIKVIDFGSSCFEHQRVYTYIQSRFYRAPEVILGSRYGMPIDMWSFGCILVELLTGYPLFPGEDEGDQLACMMELLGMPPQKLLDQSKRAKNFINSKGHPRYCTVTTHADGRVTLNGSRSRRGKLRGAPGSKDWVTALKGCDDHLFIEFLKECLSWEPSARMTPSQALRHPWICKRTPKLPSTDKTSNRRISSYTSSFTAIGSKLPPVVGVASKLRANLTSDSNGSIPLCTVLPKLVS, encoded by the exons atgggggccgcccccccccgccacgatGCTGCTGGGCAGGAAGCCGGAGGCGCCCCTCGGC GCAGGTTTGCGGATGGGTTGTACGACTCCTACATGAGGATAGATCAGATCAGGTACCAAGAGGCTACAAACGAAGAACACAGCCCCTCAGGACTGCCTTCCCTCGGGAGAGCTAAC GTTTCTAGCAACAAACTCGCAATGAAGGATCACCCTCTGGCTGGAAGTCAGGTCAAAGTGGAGCAATTATTTGAGGACTCTGGCAACAGACGGAGCAGCACTCTTCAGTCTGCAGGAATTACTAGTTCAGAAAGATGTCTTCCTTCCCTGACAAAAGATAAAAGTATAGAGAGCATAAGCACTTCGAAAGGTGCTGGTGGTTCCTCAAAACCACATAAAGCCATTTCCCAAACTCCAGAGGAAGCTGTCAAACAGTACAAACATCAGCTGTCTGCTTATGAGCAGcaagagatttttaatttttctgaaatctaTTTCGTGGGTCCAGCTGCAAAAAAGAGGCAAGGAGTGATTGGTGGGCCCAACAATGGAGGTTATGATGATGACCAAGGCAGCTACATTCACGTGCCCCACGACCATGTTGCTTACCGGTATGAAGTACTCAAAATCATTGGCAAGGGCAGTTTTGGACAAGTTGCTAAAGTCTACGATCACAAACTCCATCAACACTTAGCCTTAAAGATGGTTCGCAATGAAAAGAGATTCCATCGCCAAGCAGCAGAAGAGATCCGGATTCTGGAGCATCTGAAGAAACAGGACAAAACAGGCAGTATGAACGTTATTCACATGCTGGAAAGCTTCACCTTTCGGAACCACATCTGTATGACCTTTGAACTCTTGAGTATGAACTTGTACGAGCTGATTAAAAGAAATAAGTTTCAGGGCTTCAGTATCCAACTGGTACGCAAGTTTGCTCACTCTATACTGCAGTGTTTGGATGCTCTGTACAGAAACAAAATCATACACTGTGACTTGAAACCAGAAAATATCCTCCTAAAACAGCAGGGGAGATGTGGAATCAAGGTTATAGATTTTGGCTCCAGCTGTTTTGAGCACCAAAGAGTCTACACATATATTCAGTCCCGATTTTATCGGGCGCCAGAGGTAATTCTGGGGAGTCGCTATGGGATGCCCATAGACATGTGGAGTTTTGGCTGTATCCTGGTGGAACTATTGACTGGATACCCTCTTTTTcctggagaggatgagggagacCAACTGGCTTGTATGATGGAGCTTCTTGGAATGCCGCCTCAGAAGCTTTTGGATCAATCCAAGCGAGCCAAGAACTTCATCAACTCTAAGGGTCATCCTCGCTACTGCACTGTAACTACACATGCAGATGGAAGAGTGACCCTTAATGGGAGTCGGTCGCGCCGGGGTAAACTACGAGGAGCCCCAGGGAGCAAAGACTGGGTGACGGCACTGAAAGGCTGCGACGATCACTTGTTTATAGAGTTCTTAAAAGAATGTCTCAGCTGGGAACCTTCCGCGCGCATGACTCCAAGTCAAGCGTTACGGCACCCGTGGATTTGTAAGCGAACGCCCAAACTACCCAGCACTGATAAAACCTCCAACCGACGGATTTCTAGTTATACAAGTTCTTTCACAGCAATAGGTTCCAAGTTGCCTCCTGTAGTTGGTGTCGCGAGCAAGCTGAGAGCTAATTTAACGTCCGACTCCAATGGCAGTATACCTCTATGCACTGTGCTACCCAAGCTGGTCAGCTAA
- the DYRK3 gene encoding dual specificity tyrosine-phosphorylation-regulated kinase 3 isoform X2 → MVLQPERCQPGRFADGLYDSYMRIDQIRYQEATNEEHSPSGLPSLGRANVSSNKLAMKDHPLAGSQVKVEQLFEDSGNRRSSTLQSAGITSSERCLPSLTKDKSIESISTSKGAGGSSKPHKAISQTPEEAVKQYKHQLSAYEQQEIFNFSEIYFVGPAAKKRQGVIGGPNNGGYDDDQGSYIHVPHDHVAYRYEVLKIIGKGSFGQVAKVYDHKLHQHLALKMVRNEKRFHRQAAEEIRILEHLKKQDKTGSMNVIHMLESFTFRNHICMTFELLSMNLYELIKRNKFQGFSIQLVRKFAHSILQCLDALYRNKIIHCDLKPENILLKQQGRCGIKVIDFGSSCFEHQRVYTYIQSRFYRAPEVILGSRYGMPIDMWSFGCILVELLTGYPLFPGEDEGDQLACMMELLGMPPQKLLDQSKRAKNFINSKGHPRYCTVTTHADGRVTLNGSRSRRGKLRGAPGSKDWVTALKGCDDHLFIEFLKECLSWEPSARMTPSQALRHPWICKRTPKLPSTDKTSNRRISSYTSSFTAIGSKLPPVVGVASKLRANLTSDSNGSIPLCTVLPKLVS, encoded by the exons ATGGTCTTGCAGCCGGAAAGGTGCCAGCCAG GCAGGTTTGCGGATGGGTTGTACGACTCCTACATGAGGATAGATCAGATCAGGTACCAAGAGGCTACAAACGAAGAACACAGCCCCTCAGGACTGCCTTCCCTCGGGAGAGCTAAC GTTTCTAGCAACAAACTCGCAATGAAGGATCACCCTCTGGCTGGAAGTCAGGTCAAAGTGGAGCAATTATTTGAGGACTCTGGCAACAGACGGAGCAGCACTCTTCAGTCTGCAGGAATTACTAGTTCAGAAAGATGTCTTCCTTCCCTGACAAAAGATAAAAGTATAGAGAGCATAAGCACTTCGAAAGGTGCTGGTGGTTCCTCAAAACCACATAAAGCCATTTCCCAAACTCCAGAGGAAGCTGTCAAACAGTACAAACATCAGCTGTCTGCTTATGAGCAGcaagagatttttaatttttctgaaatctaTTTCGTGGGTCCAGCTGCAAAAAAGAGGCAAGGAGTGATTGGTGGGCCCAACAATGGAGGTTATGATGATGACCAAGGCAGCTACATTCACGTGCCCCACGACCATGTTGCTTACCGGTATGAAGTACTCAAAATCATTGGCAAGGGCAGTTTTGGACAAGTTGCTAAAGTCTACGATCACAAACTCCATCAACACTTAGCCTTAAAGATGGTTCGCAATGAAAAGAGATTCCATCGCCAAGCAGCAGAAGAGATCCGGATTCTGGAGCATCTGAAGAAACAGGACAAAACAGGCAGTATGAACGTTATTCACATGCTGGAAAGCTTCACCTTTCGGAACCACATCTGTATGACCTTTGAACTCTTGAGTATGAACTTGTACGAGCTGATTAAAAGAAATAAGTTTCAGGGCTTCAGTATCCAACTGGTACGCAAGTTTGCTCACTCTATACTGCAGTGTTTGGATGCTCTGTACAGAAACAAAATCATACACTGTGACTTGAAACCAGAAAATATCCTCCTAAAACAGCAGGGGAGATGTGGAATCAAGGTTATAGATTTTGGCTCCAGCTGTTTTGAGCACCAAAGAGTCTACACATATATTCAGTCCCGATTTTATCGGGCGCCAGAGGTAATTCTGGGGAGTCGCTATGGGATGCCCATAGACATGTGGAGTTTTGGCTGTATCCTGGTGGAACTATTGACTGGATACCCTCTTTTTcctggagaggatgagggagacCAACTGGCTTGTATGATGGAGCTTCTTGGAATGCCGCCTCAGAAGCTTTTGGATCAATCCAAGCGAGCCAAGAACTTCATCAACTCTAAGGGTCATCCTCGCTACTGCACTGTAACTACACATGCAGATGGAAGAGTGACCCTTAATGGGAGTCGGTCGCGCCGGGGTAAACTACGAGGAGCCCCAGGGAGCAAAGACTGGGTGACGGCACTGAAAGGCTGCGACGATCACTTGTTTATAGAGTTCTTAAAAGAATGTCTCAGCTGGGAACCTTCCGCGCGCATGACTCCAAGTCAAGCGTTACGGCACCCGTGGATTTGTAAGCGAACGCCCAAACTACCCAGCACTGATAAAACCTCCAACCGACGGATTTCTAGTTATACAAGTTCTTTCACAGCAATAGGTTCCAAGTTGCCTCCTGTAGTTGGTGTCGCGAGCAAGCTGAGAGCTAATTTAACGTCCGACTCCAATGGCAGTATACCTCTATGCACTGTGCTACCCAAGCTGGTCAGCTAA